A window from Candidatus Firestonebacteria bacterium RIFOXYD2_FULL_39_29 encodes these proteins:
- a CDS encoding amidophosphoribosyltransferase, which translates to MCGVFGIYNVEEASKLAYLGLYALQHRGQESAGIASSDGAKIYSYVRMGLVADNFTPDIFDKIPGRAAIGHCRYSTTGTSSIKNAQPLTVSYSRGQLAMAHNGNLVNADMVRAELEANGSIFSSTTDTEVIIHLLAHSKKNGFREMLIDALKKVKGAFSLVVLTENELVGVVDPWNFRPISLGKKDGGYVLASETCAFDIIDAEYIRTLEPGEMIIISEKGVESLKPFKPAKQKKCIFEFIYFSRPDSYIFGQSVQKARKALGAELAKENIVKADYVIPVPDSANSSATGYALESKIPYEMGIIRNHYIGRTFIEPSQSIRDFGAKIKYNPVKEILNGKDLVVIDDSIVRGTTSRKLVKMLRRVGAKDIHWRISSPPITHPCFYGVDTATRAELIAASHTVEEIKKYLKVESLSYLSIDGLVKAVGGKKEDYCLACFCGEYPVEFNAEPEKMGFER; encoded by the coding sequence ATGTGCGGAGTATTTGGGATTTATAATGTTGAAGAAGCTTCAAAGCTTGCTTATTTAGGGCTTTATGCTCTTCAGCATAGAGGGCAGGAAAGTGCCGGTATTGCTTCTTCGGATGGAGCAAAGATATATTCATATGTTAGAATGGGTTTAGTCGCCGATAATTTCACTCCTGATATTTTCGATAAAATTCCCGGAAGAGCGGCTATAGGGCATTGCCGTTATTCTACCACAGGTACCTCTTCAATAAAAAATGCACAGCCTTTAACTGTCTCCTATTCAAGAGGCCAATTAGCGATGGCTCATAACGGCAATCTGGTCAATGCCGATATGGTACGCGCGGAACTGGAAGCAAACGGTTCTATCTTCTCATCTACTACGGATACAGAAGTAATAATTCATCTTCTTGCTCATTCAAAGAAGAACGGTTTTCGTGAAATGCTGATTGATGCATTAAAAAAAGTTAAAGGTGCTTTTTCCCTTGTTGTTCTTACAGAAAATGAACTTGTAGGTGTCGTTGATCCCTGGAATTTCAGGCCGATAAGTCTTGGAAAAAAAGACGGAGGCTATGTCCTGGCTTCTGAAACCTGCGCTTTTGATATAATAGATGCGGAATATATTAGAACTCTTGAACCCGGTGAGATGATAATTATCAGTGAAAAAGGTGTAGAATCCCTTAAACCTTTTAAACCTGCCAAGCAAAAAAAATGTATCTTTGAATTTATATATTTTTCAAGACCTGACAGTTATATCTTCGGACAGAGTGTTCAAAAAGCCAGGAAAGCCCTGGGTGCTGAACTTGCAAAAGAAAATATTGTTAAAGCAGATTATGTAATCCCTGTTCCTGACTCTGCGAATTCTTCTGCGACAGGATATGCTTTAGAAAGTAAAATACCTTATGAGATGGGTATTATTCGTAATCATTATATAGGCCGAACTTTTATAGAGCCCAGTCAATCGATAAGGGATTTTGGCGCAAAAATTAAATATAATCCGGTAAAAGAGATACTTAACGGGAAAGATCTTGTGGTAATTGATGATTCTATTGTAAGGGGCACAACCAGCAGAAAGCTTGTGAAGATGCTCCGCAGGGTCGGGGCAAAAGATATTCATTGGAGGATTAGTAGTCCTCCGATCACCCATCCTTGTTTTTATGGCGTGGATACAGCTACGCGCGCTGAGTTAATTGCGGCTTCACATACAGTTGAGGAAATAAAAAAATATCTAAAGGTGGAGTCTCTTTCTTACCTAAGTATTGACGGTCTTGTAAAGGCTGTAGGCGGAAAGAAAGAGGATTACTGCCTAGCATGTTTTTGCGGGGAGTATCCCGTAGAATTTAACGCCGAACCTGAGAAAATGGGGTTCGAAAGGTAG
- a CDS encoding glucosamine-6-phosphate isomerase, whose protein sequence is MNLLNTINGSLLERFFPEGWDLKRIDDCCKNPPESVTKRQAWWNKKFNPVSCDTLEEFDTKMGFEIAWQIKLAKQEKRKLAVILPVGPMGMYKWAVYFLKEWKTDCKHVYGFNMDEWSDKDGNTLPSGNPGAFQNAMEKAFYNPLGGLTIPKKQRHFATKKTLPSYAAKIKKLKAKGAKTVLVFGIGRVFHIAFWEPHFAAEFSEKEWKEQTHRLGAKLHPLTVEQNAITSFKSRTTLVPAFANTIGPGIFLKADTIIGGCDGTLGRGMMWQGVSLWVTLRHGPEKWITSSYIPTLPGKLFFLKELAGPLIAETN, encoded by the coding sequence ATAAATTTACTTAACACAATAAACGGATCTCTTCTGGAAAGATTTTTTCCTGAAGGATGGGATTTAAAAAGGATCGATGATTGCTGTAAAAATCCGCCGGAATCAGTGACCAAAAGACAAGCGTGGTGGAATAAAAAATTTAATCCGGTTTCTTGCGACACTTTGGAAGAGTTTGATACAAAGATGGGGTTTGAGATTGCCTGGCAGATAAAACTTGCGAAACAGGAAAAAAGAAAGCTGGCCGTGATCCTGCCCGTCGGGCCCATGGGTATGTATAAGTGGGCTGTGTATTTTCTGAAAGAATGGAAAACTGACTGTAAACATGTTTACGGTTTCAATATGGATGAATGGAGCGATAAAGACGGGAATACTTTGCCGTCCGGCAATCCCGGCGCTTTTCAAAACGCCATGGAAAAAGCATTCTATAATCCTCTGGGCGGTCTGACTATACCGAAAAAACAGCGCCATTTTGCAACAAAAAAAACATTACCGTCTTATGCCGCAAAAATTAAAAAGTTGAAAGCAAAAGGCGCAAAAACGGTGCTGGTGTTCGGTATCGGCAGGGTATTTCATATTGCATTCTGGGAACCTCATTTTGCCGCGGAGTTTTCAGAAAAAGAATGGAAAGAGCAGACGCACCGTCTTGGCGCAAAGCTTCATCCTTTAACTGTTGAGCAAAATGCAATAACTAGTTTTAAAAGCAGAACAACTCTGGTCCCGGCGTTTGCCAATACGATTGGGCCCGGAATATTTTTAAAAGCGGATACTATAATCGGAGGATGTGACGGGACCCTGGGACGTGGTATGATGTGGCAGGGGGTATCCTTATGGGTGACTTTAAGACACGGGCCTGAAAAATGGATTACAAGCAGCTATATTCCGACTTTACCGGGAAAATTATTTTTCCTGAAAGAATTAGCAGGACCGCTGATAGCGGAAACCAACTAA
- a CDS encoding phosphoribosylformylglycinamidine cyclo-ligase, with the protein MKKRFDYARAGVNIDIADEAKQKIKSMVKATFTPGVLSEIGKFGGFFSLEHLKYKNPVFISSVDGVGTKLKVASMMNKFDTVGIDLINHCADDILVHGARPLFFLDYIAMAKTTPKVVGEIVKGLVTACKAEKCALIGGETAQMPDVYKGNDFDFVGLVVGVVEKDKIIDGRNIKAGDKIIGLKSTGLHTNGYTLARKLFFDKAGLKAKTYVKKLKTTVGKALLAPHKSYTKSVFKLIDSIDVKGLAHITGGGFTDNIPRILPEGVSVVIEKKSWKPLPIFTMMAELGNLEDSEMYRTFNMGIGMCVFVAEKDLKKAMKILRAGKAGPVVIGEVVKSRNGAKKVEIV; encoded by the coding sequence ATGAAAAAAAGATTTGATTATGCCAGGGCGGGTGTGAACATAGATATTGCGGATGAGGCAAAACAAAAGATAAAATCCATGGTCAAGGCCACCTTTACTCCCGGAGTTCTTTCCGAGATTGGAAAGTTCGGAGGTTTTTTCTCTCTGGAACATCTTAAATATAAAAATCCTGTTTTTATCTCCAGTGTAGATGGTGTCGGTACTAAACTAAAAGTTGCTTCTATGATGAATAAATTTGATACCGTTGGAATAGATCTTATCAATCACTGCGCTGATGATATTCTGGTGCACGGAGCCAGGCCTCTATTCTTTCTGGATTATATTGCAATGGCAAAGACTACGCCAAAAGTAGTAGGTGAGATCGTTAAAGGTCTGGTTACTGCCTGTAAAGCGGAAAAATGCGCGCTTATCGGCGGTGAAACTGCTCAAATGCCGGATGTATACAAAGGTAATGATTTTGATTTTGTAGGACTCGTAGTTGGCGTTGTCGAAAAGGATAAAATTATAGACGGCAGGAATATTAAAGCAGGAGATAAAATAATAGGACTTAAATCCACCGGGCTTCATACCAACGGGTACACACTAGCGAGAAAATTATTTTTTGATAAAGCAGGATTAAAAGCAAAAACATACGTAAAGAAACTTAAAACAACGGTAGGTAAGGCACTTCTGGCACCGCATAAATCCTATACAAAGTCTGTTTTTAAGCTTATTGACAGTATTGACGTTAAGGGGCTGGCTCATATTACCGGCGGGGGTTTTACGGATAATATTCCTAGAATTCTTCCGGAAGGTGTGAGTGTTGTTATAGAAAAAAAATCATGGAAGCCTCTTCCGATATTTACGATGATGGCAGAGCTTGGCAATCTCGAGGATTCTGAGATGTATCGTACTTTCAATATGGGAATAGGTATGTGTGTTTTTGTTGCTGAAAAAGACCTTAAAAAGGCTATGAAAATACTAAGAGCCGGTAAGGCCGGTCCTGTTGTTATAGGTGAAGTTGTAAAATCCAGGAATGGCGCGAAAAAGGTTGAAATAGTGTAA